The Rhodocyclaceae bacterium genome includes a window with the following:
- a CDS encoding acetyl-CoA C-acyltransferase gives MNDPVVIVGAARTPMGGFQGDFSNVTASALGAAAIKAAVERAGITPADVDEVIMGNVLMSGQGQAPARQAALGAALPMGAHCTTINKMCGSGMQAMMFARDQLLAGSASVMVAGGMESMTNAPYLIPKARGGMRLGHGEIKDSMFLDGLEDAYDKGKLMGVFAEETAARYQFSREAQDRFAIQSTTRAQAAINGGAFDAEITPITLKTSKGETVIKIDEQPLKAKIDKIPSLKPVFRKDGTVTPANSSSISDGAAALVMMRKSEAEKRGLKPLATIVAQASHSHEPQWFTTAPVGAMQKLFAATGWTVDDVDLFEVNEAFAVVTMAAIHDLKLPEEKVNVNGGACALGHPIGASGARIVVTLLSALQARGGKRGMATLCIGGGEAVAMAIELA, from the coding sequence ATGAACGATCCGGTCGTCATCGTCGGCGCCGCGCGCACCCCCATGGGCGGGTTCCAGGGCGATTTCTCGAACGTGACTGCGTCGGCACTGGGCGCCGCAGCGATCAAGGCCGCCGTCGAGCGCGCCGGCATCACGCCGGCAGACGTCGATGAGGTGATCATGGGCAACGTACTGATGTCGGGTCAGGGCCAGGCCCCGGCCCGCCAGGCGGCGCTCGGCGCCGCCCTGCCGATGGGCGCGCACTGCACGACCATCAACAAGATGTGCGGCTCGGGCATGCAGGCGATGATGTTCGCGCGCGACCAGCTGCTTGCCGGCTCCGCCTCGGTGATGGTGGCCGGCGGCATGGAAAGCATGACCAACGCCCCCTACCTCATCCCCAAGGCGCGCGGCGGCATGCGGCTGGGCCATGGCGAGATCAAGGATTCGATGTTCCTCGACGGCCTGGAAGACGCCTACGACAAGGGCAAGCTGATGGGCGTGTTCGCGGAAGAGACCGCGGCGCGCTACCAGTTCAGCCGTGAAGCCCAGGACCGGTTCGCGATCCAGTCGACCACCCGCGCGCAGGCCGCGATCAACGGCGGCGCGTTCGATGCCGAGATCACCCCGATCACCCTCAAGACCTCGAAGGGCGAGACGGTCATCAAGATCGACGAGCAGCCGCTGAAGGCGAAGATCGACAAGATCCCGTCGCTCAAGCCGGTGTTCAGGAAGGACGGCACGGTGACCCCGGCCAATTCGAGCTCGATTTCCGACGGTGCCGCTGCGCTGGTGATGATGCGCAAGTCGGAAGCCGAGAAGCGTGGCCTCAAGCCGCTGGCCACCATAGTCGCCCAGGCCAGCCATTCGCACGAGCCGCAGTGGTTCACCACCGCCCCGGTCGGTGCGATGCAGAAGCTGTTCGCCGCTACCGGCTGGACGGTCGATGATGTCGACCTGTTCGAGGTGAACGAGGCGTTCGCGGTGGTGACGATGGCCGCCATCCACGACCTCAAGCTGCCCGAGGAGAAGGTCAACGTGAACGGCGGCGCCTGCGCACTCGGCCATCCGATCGGCGCCTCGGGTGCGCGCATCGTGGTGACGCTGCTGTCGGCGCTTCAGGCGCGGGGCGGCAAGCGCGGCATGGCCACGCTTTGCATCGGTGGCGGCGAAGCCGTTGCAATGGCGATCGAACTGGCCTGA
- a CDS encoding alpha/beta hydrolase, whose product MRTELITLATDTTPIDGAFYQPDDKPAIGSALLFHGNRMNFLWGAPRFLPPVLTRLGYACLAFNRRGHDIMSIRDSRQAEGAAWQMTHEAIEDNRIAARWLAQQGLPDPVVIGHSNGGMLAVRHVADHPRTPGLVLLSAQCGGTSMVRHAAAAGALDGLDLDAVAETARRKVAQGRGRDLMHLPGWWYVSSAESFLDRMDSLPDTLGLAPQVRCPTLYLRGDSEPADLYPAEAFARRSGGPCTVSIVDRCDHFYRGREAEVASRVAHWLESTFAAARQETAVVVGKADAASQQVSPGHEIVSPMESSTVRDAK is encoded by the coding sequence ATGCGCACCGAACTGATCACCCTTGCCACGGATACCACCCCGATCGACGGCGCGTTCTATCAGCCGGATGACAAGCCTGCGATCGGCAGCGCGCTGCTGTTCCACGGAAACCGGATGAATTTCCTCTGGGGCGCGCCGCGCTTCCTGCCGCCGGTGCTCACCCGCCTCGGCTACGCGTGCCTCGCATTCAACCGGCGCGGCCACGACATCATGAGCATCCGCGATTCGCGCCAGGCAGAGGGCGCAGCCTGGCAGATGACGCACGAAGCGATCGAGGACAACCGGATAGCCGCGCGCTGGCTGGCGCAACAGGGGTTGCCCGATCCGGTGGTGATCGGCCACAGCAATGGCGGCATGCTGGCGGTGCGGCACGTCGCCGACCATCCGCGTACGCCAGGGCTGGTACTGCTGTCGGCACAGTGCGGCGGCACATCGATGGTGCGGCACGCGGCGGCGGCAGGCGCACTCGACGGACTCGACCTGGACGCGGTCGCGGAGACGGCGCGCAGGAAGGTCGCGCAAGGGCGCGGCCGCGACCTGATGCACCTTCCCGGCTGGTGGTACGTGTCGAGCGCCGAGAGCTTCCTCGACCGGATGGATTCCCTCCCCGACACGCTCGGCCTGGCACCGCAAGTCCGCTGTCCGACCCTGTACCTGCGCGGCGACAGCGAGCCGGCGGATCTGTATCCGGCCGAGGCATTCGCGCGGCGATCCGGGGGGCCGTGCACGGTGTCGATCGTCGATCGCTGCGACCACTTCTATCGTGGCCGCGAAGCCGAGGTCGCATCGCGGGTCGCGCACTGGCTCGAAAGCACTTTTGCCGCAGCGCGACAGGAAACCGCAGTCGTCGTGGGCAAGGCCGATGCCGCGTCGCAGCAGGTTTCCCCGGGTCACGAGATCGTTTCCCCGATGGAGTCATCGACGGTCCGGGACGCGAAATAG
- a CDS encoding tripartite tricarboxylate transporter substrate binding protein encodes MTRKTTAAGPVRRENARASTKSVLGGALCALFAMLAAPAAVAQSGDFPVKPIRILVPLAPGGGNDAIARLIGSRLQERLGQSVVVDNRPGAGGVVGTEIASRAAPDGYTMIVVNNSHVIMSALYPKLSFDPMRDFAPVALAASSPFIVVVHPSLPVNNIQELLAWTRANPGRMNYGTSGVGSPPHLAGELMAQMGKVDMTAIVFKGIGPALAAVLGNEIPMTFPNLLVGIPQMKAGRVRALAITSLKRSDALPDLPTVSEAGLPGFEANIWFGFLAPRGTPVPLVDRLNREIVGALKQPEVRQQIVGIGAEPLGGTPAEFGALMKSDAERLGRLIRERGIRAD; translated from the coding sequence GTGACACGCAAGACCACTGCAGCAGGGCCGGTGCGCCGGGAGAATGCCCGCGCATCCACGAAATCGGTGCTGGGCGGCGCATTGTGTGCGCTGTTCGCGATGCTTGCAGCGCCGGCGGCAGTCGCGCAGTCGGGCGACTTCCCGGTGAAGCCGATCCGCATCCTGGTGCCGCTGGCACCCGGCGGGGGCAACGACGCGATCGCGCGCCTGATCGGGTCCCGGCTGCAGGAACGCCTCGGCCAGTCAGTCGTGGTCGACAACCGGCCCGGAGCCGGTGGTGTCGTCGGCACCGAGATCGCCTCGCGTGCGGCGCCCGATGGCTACACGATGATCGTCGTGAACAACTCGCACGTCATCATGTCGGCACTCTATCCGAAGCTCTCGTTCGATCCGATGCGCGACTTCGCCCCGGTGGCGCTCGCCGCCAGTTCGCCCTTCATCGTGGTGGTCCATCCGTCGCTGCCGGTCAACAACATCCAGGAGTTGCTGGCCTGGACGCGCGCCAACCCGGGCAGGATGAACTACGGTACGTCCGGCGTCGGCAGCCCGCCGCACCTCGCCGGCGAACTGATGGCCCAGATGGGCAAGGTCGACATGACCGCTATCGTGTTCAAGGGCATCGGCCCGGCGCTCGCCGCGGTGCTGGGCAACGAAATTCCGATGACCTTCCCCAACCTCCTGGTCGGCATACCGCAGATGAAGGCCGGACGGGTCCGGGCACTGGCGATCACCAGCCTGAAGCGGTCGGACGCGTTGCCCGACCTGCCGACCGTTTCCGAAGCCGGGCTGCCGGGTTTCGAGGCCAACATCTGGTTCGGCTTCCTGGCCCCGCGCGGTACGCCGGTGCCGCTCGTCGACCGGCTCAATCGCGAGATCGTCGGCGCGCTGAAGCAGCCCGAGGTGCGCCAGCAGATCGTCGGCATCGGTGCCGAGCCGCTCGGCGGCACCCCGGCCGAGTTCGGTGCATTGATGAAGTCGGACGCCGAGCGCCTGGGCCGGCTGATCCGCGAGCGCGGAATCCGGGCCGACTAG
- a CDS encoding 2-hydroxychromene-2-carboxylate isomerase has translation MASGDAGRAGGAPAGPIEFYFDFSSPYGYFAAHRIDAIAKMHGRAVEWRPILLGLVFEVSGGRPLPSIPMKGDYARIDVARTARFHGIAWRQPSKFPISGQAACRAFYWLAAQDPQKAKRLALALFHAYFADGRDISSPQVTVDVAAEMGIAGPALAEALSDPAVKERPRAETQRAIERGVFGSPYFIVDGEPFWGNDRLDQVARWLSDGRF, from the coding sequence ATGGCTTCCGGCGACGCGGGCCGGGCCGGCGGTGCGCCTGCGGGCCCGATCGAGTTCTACTTCGACTTCTCGTCGCCGTATGGCTACTTCGCAGCGCATCGCATCGATGCGATCGCGAAGATGCACGGACGCGCGGTGGAGTGGCGGCCGATCCTCCTCGGGCTGGTGTTCGAGGTGAGCGGCGGCCGTCCGCTGCCGTCCATCCCGATGAAGGGCGACTACGCCCGCATCGACGTCGCCCGGACCGCTCGCTTCCATGGCATCGCATGGCGGCAGCCGTCGAAGTTCCCGATCAGCGGACAGGCCGCCTGCCGTGCGTTCTACTGGCTGGCGGCGCAGGATCCGCAGAAGGCGAAACGGCTTGCACTGGCCCTTTTCCATGCCTACTTCGCGGACGGCCGGGACATCTCCAGCCCACAGGTCACCGTCGACGTGGCGGCGGAGATGGGCATTGCGGGCCCGGCGCTGGCAGAGGCCCTGTCCGACCCGGCGGTGAAGGAACGCCCGCGCGCCGAGACACAGCGCGCGATCGAGCGCGGCGTGTTCGGTTCCCCCTACTTCATCGTCGACGGCGAGCCATTCTGGGGCAACGACCGGCTCGACCAGGTGGCTCGCTGGCTTTCTGACGGTCGGTTCTAG
- the phaC gene encoding class I poly(R)-hydroxyalkanoic acid synthase, protein MADPRPAAAAPADTAEMARQFTDLAQRSSQLVMKYFEHMSKEPGAAGMDEVGVGRAFTEAFQQIWSDPMKLMQLQMNMWGDYMNLWQSTWLKAMGMGAAPVAEAAKGDKRFKHEDWENNLVFNYLKQSYLIAARHTHGVMTSVEGLDENTRKKVDFFTRQYIDALAPTNFAMTNPEVLRATLDTGGKNLLDGLANLLGDLERSGGNQLRISMTDSTQFKLGENIAATPGKVVFQNALMQLIQYTPSTAKVLRRPLLIVPPWINKFYILDLREKNSFIKWAVDQGHTVFVISWVNPDEKLADKGFDDYLRLGPLAALDAMRDITGEPDTNVIGYCLGGTLMASCLAWLKAKGQSDRVASATFFTAMIDFSEPGELGVFIDEEQLDNLERKMARRGYLEGHEMAATFNLMRANDLIWSFVVNNYLMGKDPFPFDLLHWNSDSTRMPAAMHGFYLRNMYLRNLLRQPGGITLDGVPIDVSKIDTPAYFLSTIEDHIAPWTSTHAGAGLLAGPVQFTLAGSGHIAGVINPPAAKKYQHWTSPAPLTAGADAWLAQAQSHEGSWWPHWHQWVSSGFGNGEVDARAPGSASHPVLEDAPGSYVKQVIDPAAPASAPAPAAPAGKAARPVKP, encoded by the coding sequence ATGGCCGATCCGAGACCCGCCGCAGCTGCACCCGCCGACACCGCCGAAATGGCACGCCAGTTCACGGACCTCGCACAGCGCAGCTCGCAGCTGGTGATGAAGTACTTCGAGCACATGTCGAAGGAGCCCGGGGCGGCCGGCATGGACGAGGTGGGCGTCGGGCGCGCCTTCACCGAGGCTTTCCAGCAGATCTGGAGCGATCCGATGAAGCTGATGCAGCTGCAGATGAACATGTGGGGCGACTACATGAACCTGTGGCAATCGACCTGGCTGAAGGCCATGGGCATGGGGGCCGCACCGGTGGCCGAGGCAGCGAAAGGCGACAAGCGGTTCAAGCACGAGGACTGGGAAAACAACCTCGTCTTCAACTACCTGAAGCAGTCGTACCTGATCGCCGCGCGCCACACCCATGGCGTGATGACCAGCGTCGAAGGGCTGGACGAGAACACGCGCAAGAAGGTCGACTTCTTCACGCGCCAGTACATCGATGCCCTGGCCCCGACCAACTTCGCGATGACCAACCCGGAAGTCCTGCGCGCCACGCTCGACACCGGCGGCAAGAACCTGCTCGACGGCCTCGCCAACCTGCTCGGCGACCTCGAGCGCAGCGGCGGCAACCAGCTGCGCATCAGCATGACCGACAGCACCCAGTTCAAGCTGGGCGAGAACATCGCGGCAACGCCGGGCAAGGTCGTATTCCAGAACGCGCTGATGCAGCTGATCCAGTACACACCATCGACGGCGAAGGTGCTCAGGCGGCCGCTGCTGATCGTGCCGCCGTGGATCAACAAGTTCTACATCCTCGACCTGCGCGAGAAGAATTCGTTCATCAAGTGGGCGGTGGACCAGGGGCATACCGTCTTCGTGATCTCCTGGGTCAACCCCGACGAAAAACTGGCGGACAAGGGCTTCGACGATTACCTCAGGCTCGGCCCGCTGGCGGCTCTCGACGCGATGCGCGACATCACCGGCGAGCCGGATACGAACGTGATCGGTTACTGCCTGGGCGGCACGCTGATGGCAAGCTGCCTGGCCTGGCTCAAGGCGAAGGGACAGTCCGACCGGGTGGCCAGCGCGACCTTCTTCACCGCGATGATCGATTTCTCCGAGCCGGGCGAACTCGGCGTGTTCATCGACGAAGAGCAGCTCGACAACCTCGAGCGCAAGATGGCCAGGCGCGGCTACCTCGAGGGCCACGAGATGGCCGCGACGTTCAACCTGATGCGCGCCAACGACCTGATCTGGTCGTTCGTGGTCAACAACTACCTTATGGGCAAGGATCCGTTCCCTTTCGACCTGCTGCACTGGAATTCCGACTCCACCCGCATGCCCGCGGCGATGCACGGCTTCTACCTTCGCAACATGTACCTCAGGAACCTGCTGCGCCAGCCCGGCGGCATCACGCTCGACGGCGTGCCGATCGATGTCTCGAAGATCGACACCCCCGCCTACTTCCTGTCGACCATCGAAGACCACATCGCGCCGTGGACGTCGACGCATGCCGGCGCCGGGCTGCTGGCCGGACCGGTGCAGTTCACGCTGGCCGGATCGGGCCATATCGCCGGGGTGATCAACCCGCCGGCGGCGAAGAAGTACCAGCACTGGACCAGCCCCGCGCCGCTGACGGCAGGCGCCGACGCATGGCTCGCACAGGCACAGTCGCATGAAGGCTCGTGGTGGCCGCACTGGCACCAGTGGGTTTCCTCAGGCTTCGGCAACGGCGAAGTCGACGCGCGCGCGCCCGGAAGCGCCTCGCACCCGGTGCTCGAGGACGCACCCGGGTCGTACGTGAAGCAGGTGATCGACCCTGCCGCACCGGCTTCCGCACCGGCACCTGCCGCGCCGGCGGGCAAGGCTGCCCGTCCGGTGAAGCCATGA
- a CDS encoding enoyl-CoA hydratase/isomerase family protein: MTLAEYRNLSHEQPEAGIHLVKIDRPRALNALDSATLAELACVVAGLATDRTARALLLTGGGTKSFVAGADISEMQSLSPEQARAFSWKASRLFLDIEALPMPAVALVNGYALGGGCELALACDWIVAADNAVFGQPEVNLGIPPGFGGTQRLPRRIAPGKAMELLMTGRQVKADEAVAIGLANEKVAGDALLARGLELARTIASKGPLAVRLVKQAWQRGQALDLVQACAVESDLFGLAFSSADQAEGMRAFIEKRPPVFQDR, translated from the coding sequence ATGACCCTCGCCGAATACCGCAACCTCAGCCACGAGCAGCCCGAGGCGGGCATCCATCTCGTCAAGATCGACCGGCCCAGGGCGCTCAATGCGCTCGACAGCGCAACGCTGGCCGAACTGGCCTGCGTGGTGGCTGGTCTGGCGACTGACCGGACCGCGCGCGCGCTGCTGCTGACAGGCGGCGGTACGAAGTCATTCGTGGCCGGCGCGGACATCTCGGAGATGCAGTCGTTGTCTCCGGAGCAGGCGCGTGCGTTCTCGTGGAAGGCATCACGGCTGTTCCTGGACATCGAGGCACTGCCGATGCCGGCGGTCGCGCTGGTGAACGGCTATGCGCTCGGCGGCGGCTGCGAGCTGGCCCTCGCCTGCGACTGGATCGTCGCGGCGGACAACGCGGTGTTCGGGCAGCCCGAGGTCAACCTCGGCATTCCCCCGGGCTTCGGCGGCACGCAGCGCCTGCCGCGCCGGATCGCTCCGGGCAAGGCAATGGAACTGCTGATGACCGGCCGGCAGGTCAAGGCGGATGAGGCCGTTGCCATCGGACTCGCGAACGAGAAGGTGGCGGGCGATGCCTTGCTCGCTCGCGGTCTGGAACTCGCGCGCACGATCGCATCGAAGGGACCGCTCGCCGTTCGCCTGGTCAAGCAGGCCTGGCAAAGGGGGCAGGCGCTCGACCTCGTACAGGCATGCGCGGTCGAATCCGACCTGTTCGGGCTGGCGTTCTCCAGCGCAGACCAGGCCGAAGGCATGCGCGCGTTCATCGAGAAGCGGCCACCGGTCTTCCAGGACCGCTGA
- the aceE gene encoding pyruvate dehydrogenase (acetyl-transferring), homodimeric type, with product MHTGATPDPDPAETQEWIDALAGVLENEGPERAHFLLEKLVDVARRSGGYLPFSAQTAYINTIPPHMEAKSPGNHELEHRIRSIIRWNAMAMVVRANKQSSELGGHIASFASAATLYDVGFNHFFHAPSADHGGDLVFFQGHSSPGVYARAFLEGRITQDQLDNFRKEVEGKGVSSYPHPWLMPDFWQFPTVSMGLGPLQAIYQARFMKYLHDRGIADTANRKVFAFMGDGEMDEPESLGAISLAARERLDNLVFVINCNLQRLDGPVRGNGKIIQELEADFRGTGWNVIKVIWGSYWDQLLAKDKSGLLLKRMEECVDGEYQTFKSKDGAYVREHFFGKYPELREMVSTMSDEDIWRLNRGGHDPHKMYAAYKAATEHKGQPTVILAKTIKGYGMGESGEGQNITHQQKKMGTVSIRAFRDRFGIPIPDDQLDEVPLYKPAEDSAEMQYLRSRIAAMGGSVPQRRRGAGALEVPPLSAFESVLKSTEDREISTTMAFVRILGTLVRDKAIGKLIVPIVPDESRTFGMEGMFRQLGIYSSVGQLYKPEDADLLMFYKEDKKGQILQEGINEAGAMSSWIAAATAYSVHGVTMIPFFIFYSMFGFQRVGDLCWAAGDSRAKGFLLGGTAGRTTLNGEGLQHEDGHSHLMAATIPNCITYDPTFGYELAVIIQDGLRRMYANGEDIYYYITVMNENYTHPAMPVGVEPDILKGMYLFREAAVSKKDKAPRVQLLGSGTILREVIAAAELLEQDFGVKADIWSATSFNELRREGIDVERWNMLHPAEPPRESHVQKCLKDRAGPVVAATDYMRNFADQIRPYVRGRYVVLGTDGFGRSDTRKNLRRFFEVDRHYVAVAALKALADEGTITIEKVAEAIDRYGIDTDKPNPTTV from the coding sequence ATGCACACCGGCGCAACGCCAGACCCCGATCCCGCCGAGACGCAGGAGTGGATCGACGCGCTCGCGGGCGTGCTCGAGAACGAAGGACCGGAACGCGCACACTTCCTGCTCGAGAAGCTGGTCGATGTCGCGCGGCGCAGCGGCGGCTACCTGCCGTTCAGCGCGCAGACCGCCTACATCAACACGATCCCGCCGCACATGGAGGCGAAGTCGCCGGGCAACCACGAACTCGAGCACCGGATCCGGTCGATCATCCGCTGGAACGCGATGGCCATGGTGGTGCGCGCGAACAAGCAGTCGTCCGAACTGGGCGGCCATATCGCCAGCTTCGCATCGGCTGCCACGCTGTACGACGTCGGCTTCAACCATTTCTTCCACGCGCCCTCCGCTGACCACGGCGGCGACCTGGTGTTCTTCCAGGGGCACTCCTCGCCCGGGGTCTATGCGCGTGCCTTCCTCGAAGGCCGCATCACCCAGGACCAGCTCGACAACTTCCGCAAGGAGGTCGAGGGCAAGGGCGTTTCGTCCTACCCGCACCCGTGGCTGATGCCCGACTTCTGGCAGTTCCCGACCGTGTCGATGGGCCTGGGTCCGCTGCAGGCGATCTACCAGGCGCGCTTCATGAAGTATCTGCACGACCGCGGCATCGCCGACACCGCCAACCGCAAGGTGTTCGCCTTCATGGGCGACGGCGAAATGGACGAGCCGGAATCGCTCGGCGCGATTTCGCTCGCGGCGCGCGAACGCCTCGACAACCTGGTGTTCGTGATCAACTGCAACCTGCAGCGGCTCGACGGCCCGGTGCGCGGCAACGGCAAGATCATCCAGGAGCTGGAAGCGGACTTCCGCGGCACCGGCTGGAACGTGATCAAGGTCATCTGGGGCTCCTACTGGGATCAGCTGCTGGCGAAGGACAAGTCCGGGCTGCTGCTCAAGCGGATGGAAGAGTGCGTCGACGGTGAATACCAGACCTTCAAGTCGAAGGACGGCGCCTACGTGCGCGAGCACTTCTTCGGCAAGTACCCGGAACTGCGCGAGATGGTGTCGACCATGTCCGACGAGGACATCTGGCGCCTGAACCGCGGCGGCCACGACCCGCACAAGATGTACGCGGCCTACAAGGCAGCCACCGAGCACAAGGGCCAGCCGACCGTGATCCTCGCCAAGACCATCAAGGGTTACGGCATGGGCGAATCGGGCGAAGGGCAGAACATCACCCACCAGCAGAAGAAGATGGGTACCGTCTCGATCAGGGCGTTCCGCGACCGCTTCGGCATACCGATCCCGGACGATCAGCTCGACGAAGTTCCGCTCTACAAGCCCGCCGAGGACAGCGCCGAGATGCAGTACCTGCGCAGCCGCATCGCCGCGATGGGCGGCTCGGTGCCGCAGCGCCGGCGCGGCGCTGGCGCACTCGAGGTGCCGCCGCTGTCGGCGTTCGAGTCGGTTCTCAAGTCTACCGAGGACCGCGAGATCTCGACCACGATGGCCTTCGTTCGCATCCTCGGCACGCTGGTGCGCGACAAGGCGATAGGCAAGCTGATCGTGCCGATCGTGCCCGACGAATCGCGCACGTTCGGCATGGAGGGCATGTTCCGCCAGCTGGGCATCTACTCGTCGGTCGGGCAGTTGTACAAGCCCGAGGACGCAGACCTGCTGATGTTCTACAAGGAAGACAAGAAGGGCCAGATCCTGCAGGAAGGCATCAACGAGGCCGGTGCGATGTCCTCGTGGATCGCCGCGGCGACCGCCTACAGCGTGCACGGGGTCACCATGATCCCGTTCTTCATCTTCTATTCGATGTTCGGTTTCCAGCGCGTGGGCGACCTGTGCTGGGCCGCCGGCGATTCGCGCGCCAAGGGCTTCCTGCTCGGCGGCACCGCCGGGCGCACCACGCTCAACGGCGAGGGGTTGCAGCACGAGGATGGCCACAGCCACCTGATGGCGGCGACGATACCCAACTGCATCACCTACGACCCGACCTTCGGCTATGAACTCGCGGTGATCATCCAGGACGGCCTGCGGCGGATGTACGCCAACGGCGAGGACATCTATTACTACATCACCGTGATGAACGAGAACTACACCCACCCGGCGATGCCGGTGGGCGTGGAGCCGGACATCCTCAAGGGCATGTACCTGTTCCGCGAGGCCGCGGTGTCGAAGAAAGACAAGGCGCCGCGGGTGCAGTTGCTCGGCAGCGGCACCATCCTGCGCGAGGTGATCGCCGCGGCGGAACTGCTCGAGCAGGACTTCGGGGTGAAGGCCGACATCTGGAGCGCGACCAGCTTCAACGAGCTGCGCCGCGAAGGCATCGACGTCGAACGCTGGAACATGCTGCATCCGGCGGAACCGCCGCGCGAATCCCACGTGCAGAAATGCCTCAAGGACCGCGCGGGGCCGGTGGTCGCGGCGACCGACTACATGCGCAACTTCGCCGACCAGATCCGGCCCTACGTGCGCGGGCGCTACGTGGTGCTCGGCACCGACGGCTTCGGGCGTTCCGACACCCGGAAGAACCTGCGCCGCTTCTTCGAGGTCGACCGGCACTACGTTGCGGTGGCGGCACTCAAGGCGCTCGCCGACGAGGGGACGATCACGATCGAGAAGGTGGCCGAGGCAATCGACCGCTACGGGATCGACACCGACAAACCGAATCCGACGACGGTGTAG
- a CDS encoding 3-hydroxybutyryl-CoA dehydrogenase, protein MMRIAVLGAGQMGSGIAQVCAAAGHPVVLRDLDPAALERARTVIATSLDRLLAKARITEADKAETLGRITTASAVEALADADIVIEAVTENLDVKRAIFRELSATCRPDAILASNTSSISLTRLAAAVEHPERVVGMHFMNPVPMMQLVEVISARQTSRQTRDTVEALARALGKVPVDVKNSPGFVANRVLIPMINEAAFCLYEGLATAEEIDTVMKLGMGHPMGPLALADLIGIDTVLAIMQVLLDGFNDSKYRPCPLLVEMVDAGHLGRKSGRGFFDYPGK, encoded by the coding sequence ATGATGCGCATCGCCGTGCTCGGCGCCGGCCAGATGGGCAGCGGCATCGCCCAGGTCTGCGCGGCGGCCGGCCATCCGGTCGTGCTGCGCGACCTCGACCCGGCTGCACTCGAGCGCGCGCGCACGGTGATAGCGACCAGTCTCGACCGGCTGCTGGCGAAGGCCCGCATCACCGAGGCGGACAAGGCGGAAACGCTCGGACGCATCACGACCGCCAGCGCGGTCGAGGCGCTCGCTGACGCGGATATCGTGATCGAGGCCGTGACCGAGAACCTCGACGTGAAGCGCGCCATCTTCCGCGAGCTGTCCGCGACCTGCCGCCCCGATGCCATCCTGGCCAGCAACACCTCGTCGATTTCGCTGACCCGCCTGGCCGCCGCCGTCGAGCATCCGGAACGCGTGGTCGGCATGCACTTCATGAATCCGGTGCCGATGATGCAGCTGGTCGAGGTGATCAGCGCGCGCCAGACCTCGCGGCAGACGCGCGACACGGTCGAGGCTCTGGCACGCGCGCTGGGCAAGGTGCCGGTGGACGTGAAGAACAGCCCCGGCTTCGTCGCCAACCGCGTGCTGATCCCGATGATCAACGAGGCCGCGTTCTGCCTGTACGAAGGTCTGGCGACGGCCGAAGAGATCGATACCGTGATGAAGCTCGGCATGGGCCATCCGATGGGCCCGCTGGCGCTGGCCGACCTGATCGGCATCGATACGGTGCTGGCGATCATGCAGGTGCTGCTCGACGGCTTCAACGATTCGAAGTACCGACCCTGCCCGCTGCTGGTCGAGATGGTCGACGCCGGCCACCTCGGCCGCAAGAGCGGACGCGGCTTCTTCGACTATCCCGGCAAGTGA